The genomic window TGCCACGGAGGAGCAGCTGATACAGATATGTGAGGAGGTTGGCCCCGTGGTGTCTTTCAGGTCAGCCGCCTCTTAAAACCCTAAAATTTTGGTGTATTGGAGATCAACCATcaaacctttttctttttctttttcttttttttttttatctcttttctttcaaaatgCCAGTCTGTTTCGTTGGATTTCAAGAACCGCCGAGTTACATTTAAAGTAGAAGTCTGTGGTTCCTTGACCTCGCTGCACTGGGGTAGTTAAGATCATTATGCTTGTCTAGAAAGGATCACTCAATGTTTGATATAATTTCTCTCgagaatctcttctttttttttttttcctttttttggtcAAACTGACTGGCAAATTCTATCGTCCTCTTTTTTATGAGATCATGGTTTTTCATTTCCTTCGCAGCTTGCACTGGAGCTATAGATTATGAACTTCTTAAATTCactttcttttttgtcttcattGTGGAAAGCATGCCTTTGCATTATGTGGTGAGTTGCTGATAATGTGATCAGCCCTATTGGCTATGCTTAGATTAATAGGATTGCTCTCCCAGATAGCTTAGGTGGCATTTGGTGACCCAAATTGGATCACCAAGCTGATCTTAGATCACTGATGATCCTTATCCTGAGGTAATTTGATCCCGATAATCCAAGATCACCATATTTGATATGTTGTATTCTAGTGATTAAATATTTTTAGACATCCATGAGTAACCTGTTTGATATTCCATGGGAATCTAAGATCACTGTCCATATTATGCTAAAACTATGCgaatatattccataaaaatatatatattaatcatataaaatatattataataaaatattaatatgttaattattaatatattcctATAaagatatataattattattatagaataaatatttttaatttatacttaaatatatttttgatactaATATTTGTTTTGATTAGGAGAATAAGACAAAcataagtaatatattaaataatttcattataaatataattagaatAATATATTTCaactataatttaaaattatccttgaataataatatgacaataatatgattaataacatattataatataatatatatcataaatatggtatataatatcaatataatataatataatatcatatcatatcatatcatatattgatataatatattaatggtatatttgtatatatatattttttttgttgaatAGAGGGGCACCTTTGTCCTCAAATTTTGGATTAAGATCACTGCCATGGGGTGATCTTGAATGCATGACCTTAAGGACTAGTATTTCATCACTGGATTGCATAGTGATTTGAGAAGCGAGGATGATTTGAGATCACTGTCACATGGAATTCTCTGATGCAACCAAATGTAGTGATCTCATCACCTCTATCTATATCACCCTTGATCTTGAGATAATCACCCCATATCAAATGCTTCCTTAAGGTTTGTGAAGATCTTTTAGTTTGTACTAATCCATCTCTGTTTTTGACTTTTCCTAGGAGACTTTTTGCTGAGAGCATGTATAATTTCCTTTATTAACAAGAGGTTATGTAAATAGGCAAATTAAGTAAGTGTGGATTTGCTATAATTTTTGTTAGTGAATGACCACTTTTTAATAGAAGTGAAGCAACAAATTTTATGTCACAAAAGTAGGTTGCTACTTACTAACCACGGGAGCCAACAACCAACAATATGAATTTTGAATTCTGAGTTGGAAGTGATCTTCTAAATATCACAACCTTAACTTATCTCTGGCTATAAAGACACTAGTATCTTGTTTATCTTACATATACTGAAAATGAGGTTTGTTCTAAAAGAAGTACATGGAGCACAACTTCGGTGCCAGTATGCATGAAGTGGAGGATACAGTTGAAACATATTTCTTTGGCTTGCTACTTTAAAAATGAATTATTGTCTACTTTTAGTTCCATTCCCTTTTACATTGTTTCACTTGTTTCTCCACTACCTGCACTCTCAACCTTTATCTTAACATATTCTGACCACAAGAACATTTCCAAATTTGCCTTATCTCATCGTAGTGTAATATCATTTGTTAGTAACATAAACCATGGTTCTCTTGAGTATCAGGATAATTCAGTAGTTTGGTAAGCTATTGGAGATTCCATCCCTTGTTGTAGGCTTGGCATGACTTGAAATCACTAATTTAACCACAACTATTTCAGACCCTTGTCAGCACATCTTCATAAATGTCCCTGATAATTTTAGCTACCTTTAAGCTTTATGTCTTCCTCAGTGCCTACCAAATTTTGTCTAGCAATACTGTATAATAATCTTTATAAAAATCCATGAGGTTTATCTTCTTCTTGAACCTCTCCATCATTTGTCTTGGCAAGAGACAGCATTTATTATGGCATAATGCAAAATTGGCTTTCTGAAGTTGTTAGTATTTTTCTCTTAGCCCTCTATTCATCGTCCTCCCCCTTATACATAGCCTTGTTTACCATTCTAAATTTTAGAGCAGTCGATGTACCAATACATGCCACCTTTATGTTTGACCTCTTTCTGGATATTGCTGAATAAGCCAGCTAAATAAATTTGACCTAGTTTCCAATGATTTTTCATATCTCAAGTGGTATAATTTTTGGCCCTGCTACATTACCACTTTGCCTGCTTTGCAAAGCTGTTTGTGCCCGTACTTCACCAAAACTGAATTGCGGTATATTTACCAACTTATTGCTTGtctttattattataattttatttagtaGAGCCCTCCCCTGATTCTTTTCTTTCTCATCCTATTGTATTTctgaaacataattttttttataaaaaatcttataCTTTGAGCTCAATCATATAGTTTTTTTTGCAAGCTACATGTTTTACTAAACTTCCTAGCTTTTCTTTGtcctttttagattttatatatatgttAAATAATTCGACGTTACATGCTTTTTGCGATTCTTTTCCTTGATTACCTATCACCACTCATAATTCCACCACCTTCTTTATCTGGTCATGCATTTAGGTTCTGCTAATAATTCTATAATACCTAAATTGATAGGATTCCAAATGATATCACGCAATCCTTGATTTCTAGTACCCTTCAATATTTGGTCTATAGAATATCATGGTTTGCTGAGGATGAGCCCTGGCAAAATGGTAAAGTTTCTCCATCCTGACATGGGCTGTCGCGGGTTATGAAAACAGCCTTTATGCTTGGTGGTAAGGCTGTGCACGTTTGACCCTCCCCAAACCTTGGGGTGGTGGGAACCTCATCCACTGAGAGGCTCTTTTTTAGAACATCAAAGTTTGCCCTTTTGGAACCCACAACCTTATTGTTAGCAATGTTATAGTTTAATAATATTATGTTTCTGTTCCTAGAATACACATTTACAGGTGTCCTGTTTAGCGAGACTTTCATTTTATCACCTTACAAACTTTGCATGCTGATCTCTTGTTTCCTTCtttaaaaaaggggaaaaaaaggtTTATCTGACATATTGCATAGGCTCATGAAACTAACTGAATACTCAACTTTCTTTCAACAAACATCAGTGAGTGTCATTGTGTCATCCATCACTGGCTGACAAGCTAAGGTGTGTCATGACTTTCTGCATACTAATTTCTGACATACTGTTCAAGTGACTAATCAGAAGATAGTGCAATGTTTGTGGCAGCAGAAAGTTTAACATCTCATGGATGGATGGACCTGTTCGTATTGTTCATGCCTATGCTAAATAATGATCTAATATTTTGATGCAGGCTAGTATTGGATAGAGAAACTGGAAAGCCCAAAGGTTATGGGTTTTGTGAGtacaaggatgaagagacagctcTTAGTGCTCGTCGCAATCTTCAGGGCTATGAAATAAATGGCCGTCAGTTACGAGTTGATTTTGCAGAAAATGATAAAAATGCTGACAGAAACAGAGAACAGGTCCAATATAATTATCTACATAGAAGATGTATTTGAATTCTCTATTCCAGTTACCTTATCTGATAAACTAATAGAATGGGGATGGATGTACATTTATCTTTCTGATCGATAATTTGATTTCTGTGCTATTCTTGTCAGTTAGTTTAACTACTGCTATGAAAGTTGTTTTTTCAGAGATATGTTTTGGTAAACAAGTGCTACCACCTTAAGTCGACTTTCATTAGCATATTGTGTTTCATAGGACTCCGATCACATTAGCTTATTTATTTCCGTTGCCATAGTGGAATGCAAAGGTTTTATTTTACCAATAGGAAGGAGGACTTAAAGTGCATGTTGATGATTTTTTTGTATTGAATTTTGGGGAAAAATGCATGTGGTAATTGTATGTATGTTTTATAATTGGCTCATGGTATGACTAATTGGATATCTGATATCTAAATTTCTTGCTCTGCAATAAAGTGGCAAATTATCATAATGATTGACTCTAAGATGTGTTTTCGTTGCAATGATCAATCTAGATAAAATTGCAACTAGTCTTTATTATCATTCGATGGatgcaaagtttttttttttttggacaaaaaCACAATTTTATAATACTTGATGAGGAAACCTTTTCATATGTAAATTGGTAACTTTTGTTGCAGGGTCGTGGTGGACCAGGGTTGACATCAAGTATTGGTTtgacttcctttctctctcccctTTCTCCGCTTCAGTTCAGGGCCTGTTTAGTATCACTTCTGTTTTCTGTTTTTGTTTTCAAAATCTGAGAAGAAAATTAAACTAGACTGAATGTACCTGGCTTTTTGTTTTTTAAATTGTTTGCAAAACCTTTAGAGCTTATGGAAGCAAAGATTTATTGCTTTCAAAcaaaagcaaaaaataaaagtaaTGAATGGCAAAAGTTCCTCGCAAATGCTATCTTCAACATCAATCTCCATGTGGTATTTCTCTTATTTGCATGGGAAACAAAAACACAAAAACAACAACAATACTAAACAGGCCCTTTGTTCTTGCATTTGTGCTTTTTCAGGTCTTGAATTTTGCTTGCAACCATTTTTTTGCTAACGCTCTTAATGGAAATTTGCAGATGCTCAGAAGCAATTAGGTGGACCCCCTATCCTTGGGGATTCAAGTCTTCATCAACCTATAGGTCCGCCATTAGCTGCAACAGCTGCATCTCTGATGGCTGGAGCTCTAGGTGGAGCTCAGACTTCTAGTGTCCAAAGTGGTTTACAAAGCCAGTCTGGAATGGGAAATGATCCCTTGACCCATTATCTGGCTAGGATGTCTAGACGCCAATTAAGTGAAATTATGTCTGAGATAAAGGTCATTCTTtctgctctctctctcacatgcacgcatgcgcgcgcacacacacacaccctgACTCATTATCTGGCTAGGATGTCTTGACATCAATTGagcccccctccctccctctctctctctctctctcacacacacatgcCTACCATAAGGTCCTGACATTAGTTTGATTATAGGCTCTGGCTACTCAAAGCAAGGCACTGGCTCAACAACTACTGCAAGGGAGTCCGCAGCTACCAAAGGCTCTCTTTCAGGTTGCTTTTTCACTTATTCAACTTTCAGAGACCGGAATACATTTTTTATATTACGATGGTGAGCTATTTGCCCTGAGATTGTCTACTGACTGATTCAAGTGAGGATCATTATATCAATAGGGAGGTTATTGGTTCTAATTAATAAATAACCAAGCTTTTAACAAATCTTGAAATATTCTTTTCATTTGAATCGGCTTATAATGAACCAACCTGGCAACTAATGGTAGGAATTTAGAAAATGCTCAGGACAGAAGGTGCTTCTTGATGATGTTCTTGTTTTTATATGACTATTTTATCATATTATGTTTTATTTACTTTCAGATAACATTGGaaaattttatgtccatgtcagaTTTTCATTCCCCACAAACATCAGTTGTCACCTTAACAATGCATACTTCTGGTTTTTAGCATTTTCCACAACTGGTTTATGCAATTCAAATTTCAGATTTACCTTAGATTTTTCttgcttcatcatcattctttgaTGTGATGTGTGATTTTATTTAGTAATTGCTTATTACTTATATTTGATAACCTGAAAATTTGGAATTTGGTGCTATGTCCTTGTTGCAGGCACAGATAATGCTTGGCATGGTGACACCACAAATGGTCTGTCTCATTTCGCTCGGAAGGGTGCACATGTTTATTTGGTATAATGATATTGAGTTTGTTTAACAACAAATGCTGTTGTAATTGTTTGGCTGCAGATGCAAATGGCCAATAGTCAGCGATCATCAACTTCGGCCCCCCAACCTTCATCTCATCATGGCCAAACACCTTCACAAATGGGTGCACTGGTTGGAATGTTGTCTAGGCTACCTGAAAGTCAGATGTCCAATGTACCACAAAACCCAACAATTTTACATCAATCCGCAATTCCACTGCCCAATGTCCCTGTTCAACCTCCATATCAGGACCCTGTGCCACCACAAACCCAAGCTCTCCATCAGGGAACAATATCAGGCAAATCTGGAGCTACCATAACATCATCAATACATCCCCACCCTCTCCGTTGCCCTTCTATTCAGGCAAATCCACCTTTACCAGCATCCAAAGGTCTCATACCACAGATTCAGCCCCCTCTTCTACAGCAACACCCTAGACCAATTGGAGCTACACCTTTGCCTCATCCCCAGCTGGCACTCCCGAACACAAGCATCCAGCAATCACTTTTGCCTCATCCTCCAATATCTCAGGCAAGTCTTGTCATTGTTTAATGCATAGTTGATTATATATGCTttcaattataaaaaatataatgatgGGCATGAATCCATGTATGACTTATAGTTCAGGCCAAGCTTTGTACTATTGTTTATCTGATTCATGGCTATCCATGTTATAGCAATGGTATAGGATGCATGTCGGCAAGAGCATATACTGGGtgttgatttatttaataaattgatTTTTTCCAAATAATTTCCAGCCTATCTGATTCtatcttctttattattgctcAGGACCAGCATAGACATATCAGGTGGTATGTAATTTTACCATACGTGCTTTGAAGAAAATAATACTTAGTTCTCATTGTCAACTATTATCTAGTTAAAGCATCCAGTTGTGTTGCATGTTTGCAGCACCACTAATTAGTATCAACCATATTATTGATATTTGCTATTTTCTTACCCATTGTATCTATATTGTTGGATATATTAGGCTCCACTGGATAAGTTGAAGAAATGGACGGGCAAAAAAGTAACTTTGAAATGTGGTGTAAAATCTAAGTTTTGATGTGGAATTTCATTTTTACAGGACTGAGCAAAAGATTGCAAGTACCATTTGCTGCTATTATGCCATACTTTTGCATGTTTGTTTCAATTGTTTTAAAGAAACCTTATTTCCTGAACATTCACATAATTCAGAATATTCCAGGGCTCATCTATGTTTACATATTGGATTTGTCTAAATTTATTTTGGTAATCGCATCCCAATTTTCCTTGCTCTTTGCTGAACTGTAGTTGTATAACAGACTGGCTCATCAAATTACCAATTGCCATTGGGTCAACTGGAGATGCTTTCAAAGGAAGTCGGCACATCTGCTTTGGTTAGCCATGATCCAACTCAGGCATCCAGAACTAGCACACAAAGTTTGGGCGTGGGTTTGATGGAGCAAACAGGAATGCCAGGTGATACATTAGAATGCATAAGTCATCCTTCAAAAATACGTAGACTGGAAGATGGAAGTGGTGCTCCCCAGTTGATGAATAGCTACTCTACTTCAAGTAAACCTAGTTCAGCTCAAACAATTGGTACTTTCTCAGTATCTGTGAGTCAAATGATAGGTGTTGATGGGCTGCAACATTCACAGAAACAGATGCCTCAGGTATTTTACTCATGGATATTATATCAAGAAGTTCTGGCTTTCTATTGTCATGCCAGCTCTTGATTGTTTCATAGGCTCTTGGAGCATATTTTTTACATAGGTcttgcatgtttattttattttctgaactTTCTTTCATTATCTTATTTTCTGCTTCATGTCTTGCCTTCATTTGAACCAACATGTATCTTGACTGTTTTCAGTGTATCTGATAGATAGGTACATGTAAATTTTACTGAGAAAATGCTATAACAGTCATGACTATTAAATCAGCCAAAAGTTCTAGAACTGCTAATCATGGAACATGAAATTTTAGTTCATGAAATCTGCGAGAATTGTTATGGGAGCAGCCTAGCAGGAGCTAAAGTACAAATCAACAATGGAAGCAAAGACATGTAAGGGATTTATCTGTGAAGGCTATATCTTAATAGCATTTCATTTCTTTATATTCTAATACTTAAAAGTTAAAACAAACTTAATATACTATGGTCTTAATCCATCTAGTCTGCATGAGTGTAAATGAAACCATCTGTCAGAAAGAGTTCTTCTGGggttattattgttgttgttttcGTTTCTTTAGGTTAGGACGGAGGACTGTGTTAATATTTGCAGGGCCTTGTACGAAGTTTTAACTAATTTTGCCATGGATTTTTATTGATTTACTGGAGGCCATTAGAGTGATTTCCAAGGAGTTTCAGAAGGAGTGATTTTGTCTTGGGGATAAATTTGAACACATTTTCTGGTAACACACAAAAAAAAGGATTTGAATGACTTACAGATTTTCATATGGTCAATTTACCAATTGGCAGCTTAAAAGTTGGGGAACGGTGCTTGCTATTACAGAGGAAGGTATGTTCCATGGATGATGTATCTCCAGTTGATATTTTGTTAGAAACTTAGAAATATAAGTCTGCTGCAGATCAGGGTTCGGATCTAATTTTTGTCTTCCCTTCACGGCTTTTATTGCTTCTTTCATTGGACATATTGTAGAAAAGATTATAGGTCTAACTTGATTTGAACTTCAGCAAGAAATCAGCCGTGTAACAGAAGAAATTTGTTTCAGAGCAGAGGAAGATTATATGGAGGGATGAGGGAAATAGGAGAAaataagagagaaggaagaagataagGATAAAAAAGAGAGGAGGATTCTGCAgacttttcattcaaaattagtTCCGACTAGAATGCCAGTTGTCTGGTTTTGCAGTGAGGCTCTAATGCACTTTAGTAAACTTAATCAATTAGCATCTTCTGTGGATTAAAACTCAAAAAGGAAGAACTACGCCTGTGGAAATCATTCCTGATTTGTACTAGTTGGGGGGCAATTGCTTTCCTGATTGAGTCATTTTGGGACTTGACAATCAGACTAAAAATCCTCTGAGAATTCGACTCTAAAGTTTGCTAAAGAGGTAATTTCAGGAGGTGCCCATTTCTTGCATGCAAAAAGATCCTCTTGCCACATGGCACAAGGGGATTGGTATGACTAGTGGGAAGTGATATAGGCACAGGGATGGTTGAGTATCGAATTGCCAATGCAGCAATAGACAGTTCTGAAGACCTTTTCATGGGTGCTAATAGGTGTTTCAAAGCATCTCCCTTGCTGAAAAGACTACTTTAGGACTTTGCCTAGGATAAGAATGGACCAGCTATTAATCTTGATGGAAATTTTCTTTACCCATTTCTCTAGGTAATCTCTTATAGACAATTTTTTCTCAACTTGTTTCACTATAGATAAGAAAACTAGCTTATAACCCCATGCCATCCACAGGAtgcgatttttttttaaaaaacaatatTAAAATGAAGCTCCAGATGTTGTTGGCGTAGCAATTGTAGATGCCGTGGTTAAGGTCGGTGTTAATGCGCTCGGGACTCATGTAGGCGATGGTGCTGATGGAGGAAGCTCCAGATGTCGTCGGTGTAGCCGTTGTAGATGCCGTGGTTGAGGTCAGTGTTGACGCGCTTGGGGCTCATGTAGGCGATGGTCCCGAGGAGTTACAGGGTCCATGGTCTGTGCCAGGATCCAACTGACGTTGAAGTCAGCGATCTTTACTTGGCGGGCGGAGTTGATGAGGAGGTTGGAGGGCTTGATGTCGCGGTGGACGATGCGCTGGTGGTGGAGGTAGGCCAATCTGGCGGGCGACGTTGGCGAGGAAGGGTTCGAAGGAGATGCGGCATCCCTCAAGGGAGCCACCATCCATGTACTCGAGGAGGATCTGGATCTCACTGGCGTGGTCGTACATGCCGTGGCATCGGACAAAGTGGGGGTTATTGGTGGTGCGAAGGATCTCGATCTGGCGGCAGATAGCATCCTCGTGGTTGCCAAAGACTGACCTTGAGGGCGTAGATCTAGCTAGAGATGGCGAAGTATGCGAGCGTGAGATGATTGAGCTCTTGCATCTTGTAGTCGGACGGCAATCTCTCCATCATCATCTCTAAGAACAACACGTGGCTCTCCCTCTTGAACTCCAACCCTTTCATCCATGGCCGCCAGTAGGAACCTCACACCATGAAACATCGGATCTACGGAACTCACACAGACTCCCCCGGTCCTCCCAATTTCTCTCGTCTTAGATTTACACCAGTGGCCAGATCTGCGGAACTCGCATAGACTCCCCCGATCCTCCTAATTTCTCTCATCTTAGATTTACACTATCTGGGTATCATGTTGGACCTCACTTCCGTAGGTGGAAATATGGGATGTGATTGCGCTTCCGCCATATACCACCAAAAGCCCCACGTGTCAAATGGAGGCTCTACCAACGCATATGCCTCTGTTTTAATATATGTATTTATTAGATATGACAATGATATTCCAGGTTCATAGGCTTTTTCAAACAAGATGTATTtcgtataaaaaataatatttaaaataaataagaaactTGCATCACAAGCAAAGGGTGGGTGAAAGCCATCTTTGATTGCAATGATCTAGGATGATGATGGTCTGATTAAACTAGGACATTGCTGCTTTGAGCTGTACCAATTTTCTTTCATTGCACTCCACTCTAGCAATCATTCGTGTGATGTCATGGACCATATCATATTATTGAATTCTAGAATTCAATGAAGTCTAACCATGTTTTTCTTGGAGGTTGATTATTAGAGGatggattttagatatctcaagcaACATCCTTGATCTCTCATTGGACATGTAGGACTAATGTCAAGGTTCATCATATTGGTGCATATTGCCCTATACTAGTTAAATGGTACCATGTTGATACAGGATTGAGACTCAATATATCGAACCGATCTCCGTACCGAGCATACTAGCATTGTATTAGCATGGTATTGATATGGGATCCAATACGGAGATTGCGGACCTTGGATACTTCATATATTAAGTTTTTGAAGTGTTGGCACTTCTAGACACTTGAACATGACATGAGACAACATGTCCGAACACTTTGAAGTTTGAAGTATCTTACTTAtatcaataaaatttattaatgtcTGACACTCTTTTCCTGAGTGGCATGAGGACTCTTGGTTTCAAGTAATCAACACTTTATGCACAATGGCATAATGGTTTTAGTAAAACAGCCCTATTAAAGAACACCCCTAAGGCATTcaatgtatgccatactatactGAACCGGACAGTATGGAGTGTACCGACACTCGTTATGTCAATActaccacattaacaggttggcAGCAGTATGGCATCCAGTATTGAGATGGCGTACCTTGGTTAAGAGTATTGCATTATTATCTTAAATGGTGCATCAACATCTAGTTGGAGGTCAAACTCAATACTCTATGAGAACCTGTGTTTTAACAAAACTACTTACAATTTTATTTCCTAATAATAACACCTTCAAATCTACCTTTTTTGCTTCACTAAAATGATCTTAACCACTCGTGAAGACCCAAAAAAAAAGCACTATACACCAAGTTGGTTATTGAGATGGAGAGATTATAAGAAATTTGGGGACCAAATTTAGAAAGTTAGGTGATGACTAAAATAGTATACTTAATTAGTAAATGAGAATAGGAGTTACAAGCCATGCCATTAGCATTTCCCTTATAACAAATGCCGCTAAGGTATTTGCTAATGTTTCCCTTAGAAATAGTTATTGCAACTATTTATCAACTTACATATTTGAACacattcttaattaattttaggtGTATCCAAGAAAACTTAAATAGCATAGGAGTTGAGATAGCTAAAGTACACACAATGGATATGTTACATATGTACTATTTTGTGTGTGCGTGTTTATATATGCAATATATTCATGCACTGCCATTTTTTGAAACTTGGGGACACTAAAATGTGTACATGTACAACAAAGATATGAGGAGGCTTTCGTAGGAAGATGTACTTTAGTTTGCACTGAAGGCTGTAAGAAAGACCAAGGATAACATGGAAATAGGTTGTGAGCAAAAATATGGAGAAAGTTGAAGTAACATCAGAGATGGCACTAAATAGGAATACTTGGTAAATAAGGATCTACAGACCCAACCACAAATAGTTGGGAAGATGCTGGATGGTTATGGTTACGGGGATGCCTTAACACCTGGCTCCCTTCCCAGGTGTCTAGGTAACACTACAGATAATGCTTGATCAGGAAGGTCGGTAAAGACTAGATCATTGAAGTATTGAATCTTGACCACTGCAATTGGACAAGggcttaattttgatttaatggtCCGATCCTTATGCTCATTTGTGGGCTGGCATTTGATACTCCAATTGTAGGGAATCATTGAATTGATCTTCCACCATGGTAGCGGAGGATATCTTTGACCATAGTCTCATCGATCCACAAAGTTTCAATCATTGGTTCTTCAATTTCAGCAGGATAAATTTTATTGCTGTTCCTTGGCTTTCACTTAACAAAGGCGTTGCACCTCATTGAGAGCTTCTTATGTGTCTTCTCCACAGCATGATTAAAATTGGTGCGCTGTTCTTCATGCTGATGAGAAGCAAAACACTAGCCATGATGCTATTTCCTGCCTCTCAAGTTTCGATATCATGCTGTGCATGGgctaggaaaggaaaagaaagcaaaGAGTAGGGAAAGATATCTTTAGATGTAGGGAAATTTTGAAGGATCAGGTTTTCTTTGATACCATCTGGTGTCGCTCCGTTTGAAGTTCAGGCTACAAAATATGAAGTTGCTGCAGATTAAGTTTCATAGCTGGTTTAATCTGAACTGTGTGGCTGTTTTGTGCTCCTCTTTTTGGGCAAGTAGTAGAAAAGATTTGATGTCTAACTTGCTCTAAAATTCAGCTTGCAATATGCTGTGTAACAGCAGGTATTTTTTACAGCTGAGAGAAAGGAAAGACTTGATGTCTAACTTGATCTGAATCTCAGCTTGAAATATGCTGCATAACACAGGAATTTATTACAACAGAGTAGAAAAGAGCAGCCTAGTGCATGAGGCTCCTGCCATTGTGGGGTTTGGGTGAGGTTTCTGTGATTCGAACCGTGACGTCTGGGTCGCAATCAAGCTGCCTTACCATTGTGCCAAGGCTCGCTCTCAAAAAGCATTAAGTAGAGGGATGAGGGaaataggagagagagagaggaagaaagtacataagaagaagagagagaaggaggcTTGCGCCTTTTTTTGCAATTATTATACCAGGTACAATGCCATTAATTTGCTT from Elaeis guineensis isolate ETL-2024a chromosome 9, EG11, whole genome shotgun sequence includes these protein-coding regions:
- the LOC105051857 gene encoding uncharacterized protein isoform X3, which gives rise to MAASASSQHRCVFVGNIPYDATEEQLIQICEEVGPVVSFRLVLDRETGKPKGYGFCEYKDEETALSARRNLQGYEINGRQLRVDFAENDKNADRNREQGRGGPGLTSSIDAQKQLGGPPILGDSSLHQPIGPPLAATAASLMAGALGGAQTSSVQSGLQSQSGMGNDPLTHYLARMSRRQLSEIMSEIKALATQSKALAQQLLQGSPQLPKALFQAQIMLGMVTPQMMQMANSQRSSTSAPQPSSHHGQTPSQMGALVGMLSRLPESQMSNVPQNPTILHQSAIPLPNVPVQPPYQDPVPPQTQALHQGTISGKSGATITSSIHPHPLRCPSIQANPPLPASKGLIPQIQPPLLQQHPRPIGATPLPHPQLALPNTSIQQSLLPHPPISQTGSSNYQLPLGQLEMLSKEVGTSALVSHDPTQASRTSTQSLGVGLMEQTGMPGDTLECISHPSKIRRLEDGSGAPQLMNSYSTSSKPSSAQTIGTFSVSVSQMIGVDGLQHSQKQMPQFMKSARIVMGAA
- the LOC105051857 gene encoding cleavage stimulating factor 64 isoform X1, with product MAASASSQHRCVFVGNIPYDATEEQLIQICEEVGPVVSFRLVLDRETGKPKGYGFCEYKDEETALSARRNLQGYEINGRQLRVDFAENDKNADRNREQGRGGPGLTSSIDAQKQLGGPPILGDSSLHQPIGPPLAATAASLMAGALGGAQTSSVQSGLQSQSGMGNDPLTHYLARMSRRQLSEIMSEIKALATQSKALAQQLLQGSPQLPKALFQAQIMLGMVTPQMMQMANSQRSSTSAPQPSSHHGQTPSQMGALVGMLSRLPESQMSNVPQNPTILHQSAIPLPNVPVQPPYQDPVPPQTQALHQGTISGKSGATITSSIHPHPLRCPSIQANPPLPASKGLIPQIQPPLLQQHPRPIGATPLPHPQLALPNTSIQQSLLPHPPISQTGSSNYQLPLGQLEMLSKEVGTSALVSHDPTQASRTSTQSLGVGLMEQTGMPGDTLECISHPSKIRRLEDGSGAPQLMNSYSTSSKPSSAQTIGTFSVSVSQMIGVDGLQHSQKQMPQLTPEVESVLLQQVLSLTPEQLSSLPVEQQQQVLQLQQMLSMSK
- the LOC105051857 gene encoding cleavage stimulating factor 64 isoform X2, which produces MAASASSQHRCVFVGNIPYDATEEQLIQICEEVGPVVSFRLVLDRETGKPKGYGFCEYKDEETALSARRNLQGYEINGRQLRVDFAENDKNADRNREQGRGGPGLTSNAQKQLGGPPILGDSSLHQPIGPPLAATAASLMAGALGGAQTSSVQSGLQSQSGMGNDPLTHYLARMSRRQLSEIMSEIKALATQSKALAQQLLQGSPQLPKALFQAQIMLGMVTPQMMQMANSQRSSTSAPQPSSHHGQTPSQMGALVGMLSRLPESQMSNVPQNPTILHQSAIPLPNVPVQPPYQDPVPPQTQALHQGTISGKSGATITSSIHPHPLRCPSIQANPPLPASKGLIPQIQPPLLQQHPRPIGATPLPHPQLALPNTSIQQSLLPHPPISQTGSSNYQLPLGQLEMLSKEVGTSALVSHDPTQASRTSTQSLGVGLMEQTGMPGDTLECISHPSKIRRLEDGSGAPQLMNSYSTSSKPSSAQTIGTFSVSVSQMIGVDGLQHSQKQMPQLTPEVESVLLQQVLSLTPEQLSSLPVEQQQQVLQLQQMLSMSK